The genomic stretch TGATTGTGCATTTCCCTCGTTCCTCCTAGCTATGTGAAACAGACTCTCGCATAATCTCCTGAATGGTCGTAATTCCGCTTTCTACTTTCATAAGGCCGTCCGTCATCAAGGGAACAAGTCCTTTCTGCTGAGCCATATAGCGCACTTCTTCTACCGATGCGGAGGAAGCAATCAGAGAAGCAATCGCATCATCAATCTTCAGAACTTCATGAATCGCGACACGTCCACGATAACCGGTATTGTTACAGTATCCACAACCTTTACCGGCATATAACTCATCTGTCTTTATCCCGTGATTTTGCAAAATAATCGATTCTTGCATAGAAGGAACATACGCTTTTTTACATTCCGTACAGATCTTTCGAACAAGGCGCTGAGCGACAACCCCTAGTAAGGAAGAAGCAATAAGATAAGGTTCAGTTCCCATATCTCGAAGCCGCATGATGGTACTTATTGCATCGTTTGTATGTAGCGTTGATAACACAAGATGCCCGGTTAACGACGCCCTAACTGCAATCTCTGCTGTCTCTGTATCCCGAATTTCACCGACCATAACAACATTCGGATCTTGTCTCAGAATAGAACGAAGGCCCGCGGCAAAAGTAAGTCCAACCCCTGAATTCACATTTACCTGGTTAATCCCTTCAAGCTGATATTCCACGGGGTCCTCAATAGTAATGATGTTGACGTCTTCTTTGTTCAGATGATTCAAAGCAGAATAAAGAGTCGTTGTTTTCCCGCTGCCTGTCGGTCCTGTAATAAGAAGAATGCCGTATGGACGTTCAATCATCTGTCTGAATAACTCGCTATTCATCTCACTAAACCCGAGTTGATCAAGGGATTCTACACCTGATGATTGGTCCAAAAGACGAAGCACAATCTTCTCGCCATGCATCGTCGGAAGTGTGGAAACTCGAATATCGATCATTCGATAATCCAGCTGTATTTTCATCCGCCCGTCTTGAGGTAATCTTCGCTCTGCTATATTAAGCTCGGCCATGATTTTAATTCTCGCCGTAATATATCCTTGCATCTGCTTTGGAACCTGACGTTCTGTTCGCAGGGTCCCATCAATACGGTATCGAATTGCTAAATAATCTTCACTCGGGTCCATATGAATATCTGAGGCTTTTAACTGCACAGCTTGCTGTATCATTTGATTGACGAGTCTGACAATGGGAGAAGCTTCGTCCGTTATCTCTGTTTCTTGAAACTCTTCCTGAGTGGGAAGTTCCACCATCATCTGAGTCATGGAGTCGCGAAGTCCATAATGCCTTGCAATCGCTCGCTGCAAATCATCCCGTGTTGAAATAGCGGGTTCAATTCGAAATCCCGTCGTCATCCGCAAATCTTCAATTGCAAAATAGTCGAGTGGATCGACCATAGCCACCATGAGCTTCCCGCCTTCTTTCATAAAAGGCAGCACTTGATGACGTTTGGCCATACTTTCGGGAATAATCTGGGTGATTGCAGGATCAATATGATATTTGAATAGACTGACATGAGGGATACCTAGCTGGAATTCCAATACTTCGATCAGCTGCTGTTCTGTAATGTAACCATGAGAGATAAGTAAATCCCCAAGTTTCATTTTTAGATCCCGCTGCTTTACAAGCGCTTCTTGTAATTGTTGCTGTGAGATAATTCCGTTCTCGACCAGCAGATCCCCCAGCCTTTTTTTAATAACAGTCATAACAGATCACCTCGTGTACCCTGGCTTTTATGCTGAATAACAATGAAAATGATTACATTCTTAGTAAATCAAGACTAATTACTCACTCAAACGTGAATAACTACTTTATTGCACTTAGATAATAATACTTTAAACCTACTAATCTATTGATTAGATATGTATTTTGTCCTAGAATGATATATATCATAGTTTGGAAATATTTACAACTTTGAAATTCCTAAAACAGTGTATTCAGGAACATTAGATTTAAGTTCGAAACGATCGAAAAAATATAAATGAGAATGGAGAAAAATATAGGTTAATCCTATGATAAATCAGTATTTTTTCAATGAATGAGGAGGGAGTTTAAGATATGAAGGAC from Paenibacillus polygoni encodes the following:
- a CDS encoding GspE/PulE family protein — encoded protein: MTVIKKRLGDLLVENGIISQQQLQEALVKQRDLKMKLGDLLISHGYITEQQLIEVLEFQLGIPHVSLFKYHIDPAITQIIPESMAKRHQVLPFMKEGGKLMVAMVDPLDYFAIEDLRMTTGFRIEPAISTRDDLQRAIARHYGLRDSMTQMMVELPTQEEFQETEITDEASPIVRLVNQMIQQAVQLKASDIHMDPSEDYLAIRYRIDGTLRTERQVPKQMQGYITARIKIMAELNIAERRLPQDGRMKIQLDYRMIDIRVSTLPTMHGEKIVLRLLDQSSGVESLDQLGFSEMNSELFRQMIERPYGILLITGPTGSGKTTTLYSALNHLNKEDVNIITIEDPVEYQLEGINQVNVNSGVGLTFAAGLRSILRQDPNVVMVGEIRDTETAEIAVRASLTGHLVLSTLHTNDAISTIMRLRDMGTEPYLIASSLLGVVAQRLVRKICTECKKAYVPSMQESIILQNHGIKTDELYAGKGCGYCNNTGYRGRVAIHEVLKIDDAIASLIASSASVEEVRYMAQQKGLVPLMTDGLMKVESGITTIQEIMRESVSHS